One genomic segment of Protaetiibacter intestinalis includes these proteins:
- the clpS gene encoding ATP-dependent Clp protease adapter ClpS, translated as MLPDVDVRFDVPWILVVWNDPINLMNYVVHVFRSYFGYPREEAERLMLLVHHEGRATVASGPREEMERHAQAMHEYGLQATVARDDA; from the coding sequence GTGCTCCCCGATGTGGACGTGCGCTTCGACGTGCCGTGGATCCTCGTCGTCTGGAACGACCCGATCAACCTCATGAACTACGTCGTGCACGTGTTCCGCAGCTACTTCGGCTACCCGCGCGAGGAGGCCGAGCGCCTCATGCTGCTCGTGCACCACGAGGGGCGCGCGACCGTCGCATCCGGTCCCCGCGAGGAGATGGAGCGCCACGCGCAGGCCATGCACGAGTACGGCCTGCAGGCGACCGTCGCGAGGGACGACGCGTGA
- a CDS encoding DUF2017 family protein — MRIGRDGGTVRIEFAAEEAGLLTVLAHQFADVVRDPELDDAPLLARLFPDAYRDDPDAAAEFRRYTRDELEERKLEAAESIAATATEGRVDLGPDAAATWARSLTDLRMMVGTRLGIRDDGDDPGEGPLADIYRWLGELQWVLVDALEEP, encoded by the coding sequence GTGAGGATCGGGCGCGACGGCGGCACCGTGCGTATCGAGTTCGCCGCCGAGGAGGCGGGGCTGCTCACGGTGCTCGCCCACCAGTTCGCGGATGTCGTGCGCGACCCCGAGCTCGACGACGCGCCCCTGCTCGCGCGGCTCTTCCCCGACGCCTACCGCGACGACCCCGACGCGGCGGCCGAGTTCCGCCGCTATACGCGCGACGAGCTCGAGGAGCGCAAGCTCGAGGCCGCCGAGAGCATCGCCGCGACCGCGACCGAGGGCCGCGTGGACCTCGGTCCGGATGCCGCGGCCACCTGGGCGCGCAGCCTCACCGATCTGCGGATGATGGTCGGCACCCGCCTCGGCATCCGCGACGACGGCGACGACCCGGGCGAGGGGCCGCTCGCCGACATCTACCGCTGGCTGGGCGAGCTGCAGTGGGTGCTCGTCGACGCCCTGGAGGAGCCGTGA
- a CDS encoding metallopeptidase family protein, translating to MSLELDAEEFERIVVDELDALPDEMVDGLENLVFVTEDRPEDGSLDLLGIYEGTALTERDRYGFGELPDRIVLYREPLLAICETEDELRDEIHITLVHEIAHYYGIDDAELHRLGWG from the coding sequence GTGAGCCTCGAACTCGACGCCGAGGAGTTCGAGCGCATCGTCGTCGACGAGCTCGACGCGCTGCCCGACGAGATGGTCGACGGCCTCGAGAACCTCGTCTTCGTCACCGAGGACCGCCCCGAGGACGGCTCCCTCGACCTGCTCGGCATCTACGAGGGCACCGCGCTCACCGAGCGCGACCGCTACGGCTTCGGCGAGCTGCCCGACCGCATCGTGCTCTACCGCGAGCCGCTGCTCGCGATCTGCGAGACCGAGGACGAGCTGCGCGACGAGATCCACATCACCCTCGTGCACGAGATCGCGCACTACTACGGCATCGACGACGCGGAGCTGCACCGCCTCGGCTGGGGCTGA